From the genome of Myripristis murdjan chromosome 22, fMyrMur1.1, whole genome shotgun sequence, one region includes:
- the slc7a14a gene encoding putative cationic amino acid transporter, whose translation MSSLVGKLDPRRVQWGSAWNTFASRVLRTKPVESMLDSSTSGTGAHGTRLARVLSTVDLVSLGVGSCVGTGMYVVSGLVAKEMAGPGVIVSFIIAAVASILSGVCYAEFGVRVPKTTGSAYTYSYVTVGECVAFFIGWNLILEYLIGTAAGASALSSMADSLANHSISNFMISHIGTLNGLGKGEQSYPDLLALLIAILVTVIVALGVKNSVGFNNALNIINLMVWVFMMIAGLFFVNGENWDEGRFLPFGWSGVMQGAATCFYAFIGFDIIATTGEEAKSPNTSIPYAITASLITCLTAYVSVSVILTLMVPYSEIDADAPLMEMFAVHGCMFAKYIVAVGSIAGLTVSLLGSLFPMPRVIYAMAGDGLLFKFLANVSSYTETPAVACVVSGCLAALLSLLVSLRDLIEMMSIGTLLAYTLVSLCVLLLRYQPEGDIHGFVNFLSEEQNNKRKEGVLAECEKDACSPTSEADEYGGPPTNTCGAKNLPSLGDNEMLIGKPDKTAYTASHPNYGTVDMTTGIEAEESESGMSRRLKKLIGPRYYTLRIRLGLPGKMDRPTPATGKTVTVCVLLLFILIFAFCSFIIFGASSIGEGHWWALLLLILFIIFIALLIIIIIQQPENPKRLPYMAPCVPFVPASAMLVNVYLMLKLSAITWIRFAIWCLVGVLIYFGYGMWNSTLEITARENEVHASTYQRYDQGVDEGFCGFDDDFYPPSNDPWGAPEGGSGLTPPPEGKPEGDGTAPKGGGRTVANHGLAEEDPMDF comes from the exons ACCAAGCCCGTGGAGTCCATGTTGGACTCTTCGACGTCGGGCACCGGCGCCCATGGGACCAGACTGGCGCGGGTGCTGTCCACAGTGGACCTGGTGTCGCTAGGCGTGGGCAGCTGCGTTGGCACAGGGATGTATGTGGTGTCCGGCCTGGTTGCTAAGGAGATGGCTGGACCGGGGGTCATTGTGTCCTTCATCATTGCCGCCGTGGCCTCCATACTGTCGG GAGTGTGTTATGCCGAGTTCGGCGTGCGCGTGCCAAAGACGACTGGTTCGGCCTACACATACAGCTACGTGACGGTCGGGGAGTGCGTGGCGTTTTTCATCGGCTGGAATTTAATCCTGGAGTATCTGATTGGCACGGCCGCGGGGGCGTCGGCTCTCAGCAGCATGGCCGACTCGCTGGCCAATCACAGCATCAGCAACTTCATGATTTCACACATCGGAACGCTCAACGGCCTCG GTAAAGGGGAGCAGTCGTACCCGGACCTTCTGGCGTTGCTGATAGCCATACTGGTGACCGTGATAGTTGCTTTGGGAGTGAAGAACTCTGTGGGTTTCAACAATGCCCTGAACATCATCAACCTCATGGTGTGGGTGTTCATGATGATCGCCGGGCTGTTCTTCGTCAACGGAGAGAACTGGGACGAGGGGAGATTCCTGCCCTTTGGTTGGTCAGGG GTGATGCAGGGAGCAGCCACCTGTTTCTATGCCTTCATTGGATTTGACATCATCGCAACGACAGGAGAGGAGGCCAAGAGTCCCAACACCTCCATCCCCTACGCCATCACTGCCTCCCTCATCACCTGCCTCACTGCCTACGTGTCT GTTTCTGTGATCCTGACTCTCATGGTGCCATACAGTGAGATCGATGCAGACGCCCCGCTGATGGAGATGTTTGCCGTGCACGGCTGCATGTTTGCTAAGTACATTGTGGCGGTGGGCTCCATAGCCGGGCTCACGGTCTCTCTGCTGGGCTCCCTGTTCCCCATGCCCAGGGTCATCTACGCCATGGCCGGGGACGGGCTGCTGTTCAA gTTCCTGGCCAATGTGTCGTCCTACACAGAGACGCCTGCGGTGGCCTGTGTGGTGTCGGGCTGTCTGGCTGCCCTGCTGTCCCTCCTGGTCAGCCTCAGAGACCTCATAGAGATGATGTCAATAGGCACCCTGCTGGCCTACACCCTG GTTAGTCTGTGTGTACTGCTCTTACGCTACCAACCTGAGGGCGACATCCACGGCTTTGTGAACTTCCTGTCTGAGGAGCAGAACAACAAGAGGAAGGAAGGCGTTCTGGCCGAGTGCGAGAAAGATGCCTGCTCACCAACCAGTGAAGCCGACGAGTATGGAGGCCCGCCCACCAACACCTGCGGAGCCAAAAACCTGCCGTCTCTGGGCGACAACGAGATGCTGATTGGCAAACCGGATAAAACCGCCTACACTGCCAGCCACCCAAACTACGGCACCGTGGACATGACCACTGGCATCGAAGCGGAGGAGTCAGAGAGCGGGATGTCCCGGCGTCTGAAGAAGCTGATTGGGCCGCGTTACTACACCCTGAGGATCAGACTGGGTCTGCCAGGCAAGATGGACCGGCCGACTCCAGCCACAGGGAAAAccgtcactgtgtgtgtgctactcctcttcatcctcatcttcgcTTTCTGCTCCTTCATCATCTTTG GGGCGAGCAGTATCGGTGAGGGTCACTGGTGGGCTTTGCTGCTTCTAATCcttttcatcatcttcatcgccctgctcatcatcatcatcatccagcaGCCGGAGAACCCCAAGCGGCTCCCCTACATGGCGCCTTGCGTGCCCTTTGTGCCCGCCTCTGCCATGCTCGTCAACGTCTACCTCATGCTCAAACTGTCTGCCATCACCTGGATTCGATTCGCGATCTGGTGCCTCGTCG GTGTTCTCATCTACTTTGGCTACGGTATGTGGAACAGCACGCTGGAGATCACCGCCAGGGAGAACGAGGTCCACGCCTCCACCTACCAGCGCTACGACCAGGGCGTGGACGAAGGCTTCTGCGGCTTCGACGATGATTTCTACCCACCTAGCAATGACCCTTGGGGGGCGCCGGAGGGGGGATCGGGGCTTACCCCGCCTCCCGAGGGAAAGCCCGAAGGTGATGGGACGGCACCGAAAGGCGGAGGCAGGACCGTTGCCAATCACGGCCTAGCAGAGGAGGATCCGATGGATTTCTGA